In the Diprion similis isolate iyDipSimi1 chromosome 2, iyDipSimi1.1, whole genome shotgun sequence genome, one interval contains:
- the LOC124416482 gene encoding cytochrome c oxidase assembly factor 7 homolog produces MSGYDLKSPEEVKEYLKNLHIEYKFGCLSEKNPETCHLLGDYEESISKDYAKSAKIYQENCDERNFGHSCRKFGGYALIGKGLDVESPTESYKYLRKGCDVGDMLSCAHAGIVGTSSFKIGEKEAPIDFPTGLDLLQKTCYEHKLEKACYYLSGLYLSGVPDHVEKNMKEAYKASLISCELGNAYACANLSQMHARGDGVQKNSELAEAFKNRALSIQRALKEAKHIPFQQGMGS; encoded by the exons ATGTCTGGCTACGACTTGAAAAGCCCTGAAGAGGTGAAAGAGTACCTTAAAAACCTTCACATCGAGTATAAATTCGGATGTCTCAGCGAGAAAAACCCGGAAA CCTGTCACCTCCTCGGAGATTACGAAGAGAGTATAAGTAAGGACTATGCAAAATCGGCCAAAATCTACCAGGAAAATTGCGACGAGAGAAACTTCGGGCACAGTTGCCGAAAGTTTGGAGGTTATGCACTAATCG GCAAGGGATTGGATGTGGAGTCACCTACGGAGTCTTACAAGTACCTGAGAAAAGGATGCGATGTTGGAGATATGCTATCCTGTGCTCATGCAGGAATTGTGGGAACATCCTCGTTTAAAATTGGAGAGAAAGAAGCTCCCATAGATTTCCCAACGGGACTTGATTTACTTCAGAAAACTTGCTACGAGCACAAATTGGAAAAAGCTTGCTACTACCTGTCAGGACTGTATCTTAGCGGGGTTCCGGACCACGTGGAAAAGAACATGAAGGAAGCTTACAAGGCTTCGTTGATATCCTGCGAGCTTGGAAATGCATACGCTTGTGCCAATTTGTCACAAATGCATGCACGTGGCGACGGGGttcagaaaaattctgaacttGCCGAAGCCTTCAAGAATCGAGCACTCTCGATTCAAAGGGCCTTGAAAGAAGCTAAACATATACCATTTCAGCAGGGTATGGGAAGCTAA
- the LOC124416047 gene encoding GILT-like protein 1, which yields MRWYYVKPHATVGQYYLVIVAVIIAVCSPTRSDDSTGGLSRPRITLYYESLCYDSIQFVRNQLVPTYRAIGSYFTVDYIPYGKATQEKHIRNGVQQWHFTCQHGPQECYGNKAQACGINNILTNPERPNKQQDLINFVGCVMGAMNPSTAVQQCLQTIGIGAHDRSLVDNCISSAAGDELLAAYGNKTFDLQPNLSFVPTIVVNGEYSHANQNNALRNLKGVICNHLSDHNKPSDCRG from the exons ATGAGGTGGTACTACGTCAAGCCCCACGCTACCGTGGGCCAATATTATTTGGTAATAGTCGCAGTAATCATCGCCGTCTGCAGTCCCACG AGGTCTGATGATTCGACTGGTGGACTTTCACGTCCTAGAATCACCCTGTACTACGAATCGCTTTGCTACGATAGCATCCAGTTTGTGAGAAATCAACTAGTCCCAACGTATCGTGCTATTGGAAGCTATTTTACCGTCGACTATATTCCTTATGGAAAGGCCACG CAAGAAAAGCACATTAGAAATGGGGTTCAACAATGGCATTTCACCTGTCAACATGGACCGCAAGAATGCTACGGCAACAAAGCGCAAGCTTGCGGCATAAACAACATTTTGACAAACCCTGAAAGACCCAACAAGCAACAGGACCTAATCAATTTTGTCGGCTGCGTGATGGGGGCGATGAATCCGTCCACTGCTGTTCAACAG TGTCTACAAACGATTGGCATCGGTGCGCATGACAGATCGTTGGTGGACAATTGCATCTCATCCGCTGCAGGAGATGAGCTGCTAGCGGCTTACGGTAACAAAACTTTTGATCTGCAGCCAAACCTGAGCTTTGTACCAACCATCGTGGTAAACGGG GAATACTCGCATGCGAACCAAAATAACGCGCTGCGCAACCTCAAAGGTGTCATCTGTAATCACCTATCTGATCACAACAAGCCGTCAGATTGTCGCGGCTGA